TCTTATAAAATCCACCCAGAGTCAAATACAAACCCAAGTTCTGTGAAGGAAAGGAGTAAACAAATAATAAGTACATCAACATCAAACAATCATAATATGAATACAAATGATCAAAATTCGGAACACTCTTCTTTGCATGAAGAAACCTCTAACGTTGCACAACACCAAAATGAATCATCAATGACCAATAGCCCGGTTGAAGAAAATGAAGTTGCTACAATGCCTTCCAATAATCTACAGACACCTTCTAATGGAACATTCCCTTCCTCAACAATGGAAAGGTTTAACGCAGCACTGAATCCCGGAGACTTCCCTACTTTTCAAAATAGCCAATTGGTCAACTGCATAGGTCAGCCATCCTATGACTTTGGAAGACAAAATAACATGGACACCTTCACAGCTTATATAAGAGCTTGGTATGAGAGTTTACCGGATGAAGTAGATGGAAATAGAAGTAAATCGATCAAAACGTATCTCACCGATTCTCCTCATGACCATAAGACCATGGCAGCATTTCTCTTATATCATGACGGCATTAAAAATCCAAATATTCTCATGGCAAGCCAGTTAATTTGGCTATTAAATCTAAATGAGACTCCAACCTACTCTATTAGCCCGGAGCCTGCAGTCTTTTCCGATGAGATTTACGCAAGGATGGCAGAATTTCTTGCAGATAACGCCGGAATTGATGCTAAAAAATATATTACTTATACGTCGAAAATAAACCAGAACAAGTTGGGATCCACTGATTGTGATCCAACTGAAACATCGAATCTGAAAGATATTCTTGATACCAAAAATGATTTAATGAGAATGGTCCTTCCTGGGTACATCTCTGGACAGACCAGACTAATGAATGGGAATTCGATAGAGAGCGTGACTCCAGTAGCTTTCGGGTTATATAATTGGTCATTAAAAGAGCTTATTAAAGGCACCAATCAACATTCAACTGAAGCCAATACTAGCATTCCAAAAGTTACCGTGGAGGATGTTTTGAATCGCTTATACGTCGAAACTTTGAATAGAGGACAGTCACCAGAGGATCGGGCACTTAACTACGCTTTATACAACATCATTACTATTTCCAATATTGTTGAAAAATCCGCTAATCAGCATATGCAATTTAGCCACCTCCAAGTGGTCCCCTCAAGAATTTCACGGCAAAATGCACTACTCAGGGAAGTACAGTTGACTTTTTTTAACCCTGATAATACGAATCATGCATCCCGAACACATAGTATGCAAGTAGATGTTAGTGGAATTGTACCTGTTATAGTGGGAGATATTCAATCCTGGTCTTCACCAGTTAGTGTGATTCACGCTTGAGCATCGGAAGCTTAAAAAGAAGATGATACAACCGTCGTATTAAAAAAGAAACGAAAAAATTGTAGTGAGGCGCATCAAAAAGTGAGCTTTCCCGGGATCACTGCAATATTTAGGGAAATATGATGAGTAAAAAGCAACAGCCATAGCACTTTATGCTTTCAAAAATGTAGGCTTGACTTCTCAGTCAACATATTCCCACAAATGGAACAGCATGTTCCGATTTAATTATTGTTGAATTTAAAACTAAAAATCATGAAACTACCTGTGCAAACCAGGCCAGTAGAGCGCAGAACCTACAATGGGGACGCTGTTACTGTTGGAGCCAAAGCGTCTTTCTTTGGATCCATATTACAAAGTCCTACAGTTCAAAGGACGTTAACAGGAGCACTTAATGGCTTCTTAGG
This DNA window, taken from Cytophagales bacterium, encodes the following:
- a CDS encoding S8 family serine peptidase; this encodes MSIDLLEALEGISEIWARTKGDTKVSIAVLDGPVDLAHKTLKASDLKSLDPPSKKKVYSSHGTFVASLIFGNHDQIKGIAPNCSGVTKTIFKEEENGNLQPCSQTDIEQGILAALASEADIINISGGEKLQENEKIIYGLARALDECEKRGVLVVAATGNDGDRQLHVPAKYQSVLAVGSIRQDGIPSDFSNWDLVPNQGLVVPGENIIGAIPDNGKAIATGTSFSTALVSGIAALLASLQVQTGQEKDLRFIRQVLLDSIKPCTKEQNICQRLLNGNLDIRKAMDKVLQPSIKSNTIIEESYKIHPESNTNPSSVKERSKQIISTSTSNNHNMNTNDQNSEHSSLHEETSNVAQHQNESSMTNSPVEENEVATMPSNNLQTPSNGTFPSSTMERFNAALNPGDFPTFQNSQLVNCIGQPSYDFGRQNNMDTFTAYIRAWYESLPDEVDGNRSKSIKTYLTDSPHDHKTMAAFLLYHDGIKNPNILMASQLIWLLNLNETPTYSISPEPAVFSDEIYARMAEFLADNAGIDAKKYITYTSKINQNKLGSTDCDPTETSNLKDILDTKNDLMRMVLPGYISGQTRLMNGNSIESVTPVAFGLYNWSLKELIKGTNQHSTEANTSIPKVTVEDVLNRLYVETLNRGQSPEDRALNYALYNIITISNIVEKSANQHMQFSHLQVVPSRISRQNALLREVQLTFFNPDNTNHASRTHSMQVDVSGIVPVIVGDIQSWSSPVSVIHA